Proteins found in one Brevibacillus brevis genomic segment:
- the cwlD gene encoding N-acetylmuramoyl-L-alanine amidase CwlD, whose product MTRKGVGWILAFAVLMLLFTYEAPDRSSWQAWSLPLTGTVIAIDPGHGGIDGGAVSKKGDVVEKEVTLAISMYLRDFLQQSGAFVVMTREEDKDLASPDAAQARKRKSEDIRNRVRLVNDSTPDFLVSIHVNSIPSPKWSGAQTFYSPSFKKSAEVSYLIQDEIKRVIGHTDRVPSKTNNVFLIREVNCPAVLVEVGFVSNTEEAKRLQSVEYQKAMANAIYQGILRQYSGEKAPITP is encoded by the coding sequence GTGACACGAAAAGGAGTAGGCTGGATATTGGCTTTCGCGGTACTTATGCTGTTGTTCACCTACGAAGCGCCTGATCGTTCTTCCTGGCAGGCATGGTCGCTGCCACTGACGGGAACGGTCATAGCCATTGACCCTGGGCATGGGGGAATCGATGGCGGTGCCGTTTCCAAAAAGGGGGATGTAGTTGAGAAAGAAGTGACTTTGGCCATTAGCATGTACTTGCGAGATTTCCTTCAGCAGTCAGGAGCGTTTGTGGTTATGACGAGGGAGGAAGACAAGGATTTGGCGAGTCCAGATGCGGCACAGGCACGCAAACGAAAATCTGAGGATATTCGAAACCGGGTAAGGCTGGTCAATGATAGTACACCGGATTTTTTGGTCAGCATACACGTTAATTCCATCCCTTCTCCGAAATGGTCGGGAGCACAGACTTTTTATTCCCCTAGCTTCAAAAAGAGTGCAGAAGTTTCTTATTTGATACAAGATGAGATCAAACGGGTGATCGGTCATACAGATCGGGTTCCGAGTAAGACGAACAATGTGTTCTTGATTCGGGAGGTTAACTGCCCTGCCGTTTTGGTAGAAGTAGGCTTTGTCAGCAATACAGAGGAGGCCAAGCGACTTCAGAGCGTTGAATACCAAAAAGCTATGGCGAATGCTATTTATCAGGGAATATTGCGTCAGTACTCGGGAGAAAAAGCGCCAATTACACCCTGA